From Candidatus Tanganyikabacteria bacterium, the proteins below share one genomic window:
- the galE gene encoding UDP-glucose 4-epimerase GalE → MTEKILVVGGAGYIGSHCVKELARRGYDVVTLDNLSRGHRHAVKWGAFEHGDMADPPFLRQLFGRHDIAAVMHFAALTYVGESVTDPHTYYKNNVCNTLNLLGAMREAGVRRFIFSSTCATYGEPQEVPITESHPQSPINPYGQSKLMVERILADYARAYEFQCTSFRYFNAAGADPDGEIGEEHDPESHLIPLVLRAAQGGPPLQLFGTDYPTPDGTCVRDYIHVTDLAAAHILGLERLLAGHSGAVYNLGNGNGYSNLAVIRAAEATTGRKVAYDAAPRRPGDPATLVGSARKAVEELGWKPRYATIEQIMQTAWGWHSRHPAGAITV, encoded by the coding sequence ATGACCGAGAAGATCCTGGTGGTGGGAGGCGCCGGCTACATCGGCAGCCATTGCGTCAAGGAGCTTGCGCGACGCGGCTACGACGTCGTCACCCTGGACAACCTCTCGCGGGGCCACCGCCATGCCGTGAAATGGGGGGCGTTCGAGCACGGCGACATGGCCGATCCCCCCTTCCTGCGGCAACTCTTCGGCAGGCACGACATCGCCGCGGTCATGCATTTCGCGGCGTTGACGTACGTCGGCGAATCGGTCACCGATCCGCACACCTACTACAAAAACAACGTCTGCAACACGCTCAACCTGCTGGGTGCCATGCGCGAAGCCGGCGTGCGCCGCTTCATCTTCTCTTCTACGTGCGCCACGTACGGCGAGCCGCAGGAAGTACCCATCACCGAGTCGCATCCGCAAAGCCCCATCAATCCTTATGGCCAGTCCAAGCTGATGGTCGAGCGCATCCTGGCGGACTACGCGCGGGCGTACGAGTTCCAGTGCACCAGTTTCCGCTACTTCAACGCCGCGGGCGCCGATCCCGACGGCGAAATCGGCGAGGAGCACGATCCCGAGTCTCACCTGATCCCCCTGGTGCTGCGAGCCGCCCAGGGCGGGCCGCCGTTGCAGCTCTTCGGCACCGACTATCCGACGCCGGATGGCACCTGCGTGCGCGACTACATCCACGTCACCGATCTGGCGGCGGCGCACATCCTGGGCCTGGAGCGGCTGCTGGCCGGCCATTCGGGTGCGGTCTACAACCTGGGCAACGGCAATGGCTACTCCAACCTGGCGGTGATCCGCGCGGCAGAGGCGACTACCGGCCGGAAGGTCGCCTACGATGCGGCGCCGCGCCGCCCCGGCGATCCCGCCACCCTGGTGGGCAGCGCCCGGAAGGCCGTGGAAGAGCTGGGTTGGAAGCCGCGGTACGCCACCATCGAGCAGATCATGCAGACCGCCTGGGGCTGGCACAGCCGCCACCCCGCGGGCGCCATCACGGTCTAG
- a CDS encoding phosphoglucosamine mutase — MGKYFGTDGVRGVANQDLTPDFAFRLGRCVGARLAAGSSALARPFVVIGRDTRRSGPMLEAALTAGLCSVGVDVWLLGVLPTPAVAWIARRERASAGIMISASHNPAPDNGIKIFSSAGFKLPDDEEDAIEALIDAPEDRLPRPTGTLLGQAELRPDLVDAYEEAVCALIPEGLGGMRVALDCAHGAAYAVAPRVLRALGAQISVLGAEPDGDNINAGVGSTHMGALIEEVGQSGSELGIAFDGDADRCLAVDGRGNAVDGDKIMWLCLRHLRAAGRLASADVVSTVMSNMGFEEAIAQEGGQVFRTRVGDRYVLEEMRRRDIRIGGEQSGHVIFLDDNTTGDGLITALRLLAAVRKAGKPLHDLAAGMPVYPQLLRNVRVQSVAGWQDDAEIASAIRTAEERLKGVGRLVVRASGTEPLIRVMAEAKDAAMVEEVVSGLIATITRALTGADKAAAAH; from the coding sequence TTGGGAAAATACTTCGGAACCGACGGCGTCCGAGGGGTCGCCAACCAGGACCTGACGCCGGATTTCGCTTTCCGGCTCGGGCGTTGCGTCGGGGCGCGTCTGGCGGCCGGGAGCAGCGCGCTGGCGCGGCCGTTCGTCGTCATAGGCCGGGACACGCGGCGAAGCGGGCCGATGCTCGAGGCGGCACTCACGGCCGGCCTCTGCTCCGTGGGCGTGGACGTCTGGTTGCTGGGCGTGCTGCCGACGCCCGCCGTGGCCTGGATCGCCCGCCGGGAGCGGGCGAGTGCCGGCATCATGATCTCGGCGTCCCACAATCCCGCGCCCGACAACGGCATCAAGATCTTCTCGAGCGCGGGCTTCAAGCTCCCCGACGACGAGGAGGATGCCATCGAGGCCCTGATCGATGCCCCGGAGGATCGCCTGCCGCGGCCCACCGGCACGCTCCTGGGCCAGGCCGAATTGCGGCCCGATCTGGTCGACGCCTACGAGGAAGCGGTATGCGCGCTCATCCCCGAGGGCCTCGGGGGAATGCGGGTTGCGCTCGACTGCGCCCACGGCGCGGCCTACGCCGTCGCGCCGCGCGTGCTGCGGGCACTGGGCGCGCAGATCTCGGTCCTGGGCGCCGAGCCTGATGGCGACAACATCAACGCGGGGGTCGGCAGCACCCACATGGGGGCGCTCATCGAGGAGGTCGGCCAGTCCGGATCGGAGCTGGGCATCGCCTTCGACGGCGACGCCGATCGCTGCCTGGCCGTCGATGGCCGCGGCAACGCGGTGGACGGCGACAAGATCATGTGGCTCTGCCTGCGCCACCTGCGCGCCGCCGGTCGCCTCGCGTCGGCGGACGTGGTCTCGACGGTGATGAGCAACATGGGCTTCGAGGAAGCCATCGCCCAGGAGGGCGGGCAGGTCTTCCGGACGCGCGTGGGCGATCGCTACGTGCTCGAGGAGATGCGGCGCCGCGATATCCGGATCGGCGGCGAGCAGAGCGGCCACGTGATCTTCCTGGATGACAACACTACCGGCGACGGCCTCATCACCGCGTTGCGACTCCTGGCGGCAGTGCGCAAGGCCGGCAAGCCCCTGCACGACCTGGCTGCCGGGATGCCCGTGTATCCCCAGTTGCTGCGCAACGTCCGCGTCCAGTCGGTGGCGGGTTGGCAGGACGATGCCGAGATCGCGAGCGCCATCCGGACCGCCGAGGAGCGCCTCAAGGGCGTCGGCCGCCTGGTGGTGCGGGCCAGCGGCACCGAGCCGCTGATCCGGGTGATGGCCGAGGCCAAGGATGCCGCCATGGTCGAGGAGGTGGTGAGCGGACTGATCGCCACCATCACGCGCGCCCTGACCGGCGCCGACAAAGCCGCGGCCGCGCACTGA